The genomic window TAAAGCCTCTCCTATGGTCTTTTTCAAAATCGCTGCTTGTTTGCCTAATTCGGCTGAAGTTGAAGACAACTGTTGAGTTGAAGCAACAAACTGTTTACTAACGGCGTCGATATTTTTAATGGCCAGCACTACCTGCTCAGCCGCGCTCTGCTGTTGACTGGTGGCCATGGTAATTTCTTTGGCTCGTTGCACCGATTCGTAAACTAGGGTTAACCCTTTAACGACCTCTTTGCTGGATTCTTCTACTCCCATCACCGCGGCATTGGTTTCGGTTTGAATTTCATTAATCAGGCTACGAATTTCATCGGTGGATTCACCCGAACGCTCTGAGAGTTTTCGCACTTCACTAGCCACCACCGCAAAACCTTTACCGGCTTCGCCCGCATGAGCGGCTTCAATGGCCGCATTCAAAGCCAGTAGATTGGTTTGTTCAGCTAAATCTTCGATGATCTTAATGACATTCCCAATCGATTGATTTTTTTCACCCAAGGACAAAATACGTTGGGTGGTATGAGTAACTTTGTTTTGAATCTCTTGCATACCCCTCACCACCTGTTCGGTCGCCCCACTGACCGCTTGAGCATGTTCGGCAATCCGTTGGGCCGCATGAGCTAGCTCTTGAATGGTTGCTGCAACCTCCGCCACCGAAGAAGATTGAACCTGTGCCCCACCGGCCTGTTCTTCAGCAGAAACATGCAGCTGTTGTACCACAGTACTTAATCGTGCCCCTACGTTGCGCAAGGTCGGAACGGTCACCCGATATAAAACCAACATGATAATAATGGTCACCAAGATGGCCTCGGCCAAAAACACCCCGGTGATTTTTCTTACTTTTTCTCGAAAGACCCCGCTTTCTTTAATCGCAAAATTAAGGGAAGCTCGTTCAATATCCACAATAGTTTTTAAATAAACTCCCGCTTCTTCATCTAAACGTTGTCGTGTGGTGACAGTTTGGTTTAATAATTCTTTTGAACTTTCTGATCTTGCTGTTTGAATAATTTTTTGCATCAGCTCGTTGCGTTGGGGCAACAACGATTGAAAAGAATTGAGGGCCTGAATCACTTGTGGGGCTTTAACCAAACCTTTTAATTGGTCGGTGAGGTATCGTGCCTGTTCACGATGATAGGTTAACTCCTCTAACCACTTTGGGTTGTTGTCTTGCAGATAGCGTTGCAAACTAACGACACCGCCTTGCACCTCTAACTGCAAAGCCAAGGATTTATCAGTAGCTAACGTTAAACGTTCTTGATCTTCTGCCATGGTCTCGAGGCGAGCAATCGAGTTGTAAGTGTAATAAGCCGCAATTCCCAGTAGAAAAACAATAACGACACATCCCAGGATAAATTTTTTACCCAAGGTTAAACCATTGACTTTCATGATCAGTCCCCTTTTCTTAAAATTATTTTTTTAAAGTCTTGTTCGTTCAATCAACTTCCCCACGTCCAAGAGCCCAATGAGTTTCTCTTCCCAGCAAACTTGTCCTTTGAGTCCATCCCCCCATTCGCTTTTTAAGCCAAAAATAGGTTCTTCGATTTTTGATAAAGGCAGGTTAAGCGTCGTAGCGGCTTCGTCGACTAAAATCCCCACGGCAACACCTTTGGCCTCTAAAAGAATGATCCTATTCCCCTCTGGATTAACTGTGGCGGGCAATCCCAAGACTCGCTTAATATCGATGAGTGGATAAATCTCACCTCGCACATTAATAATTCCCAAAACATGCTCAGGAACTTTAGGTAAAAAAGTGATGGGCAAAACGGTGATCACTTCAAGCACATGGTGAACATCAACCCCGTACCATTCTTGATTCAATCGAAACAAGGCAAGCGACACCGTTGTTTCAATTTCTTGGTGAACCCCATAAATTTCGTCTTCGTAACAAATGGCTGGCGGTAACCCCATAAAAACCCCGTAACATCTTGAGTACTAATACTATTTTAAAGAGTTTTAGGGGTGAATCTCAACTTAATTCGGCAAGGATGCGTTGAAAAACTCAAGGACGAACCCAGAATTAAAAACTGGCCTGTAACCCATTGTATTTATTGATTTAATTATGATTTGTATTCGGTCTTATAACCCGGGTTTTCAGCCGGGCGATATTCATTAGGGAACTCAATATCGGTTTTGACATCGT from Deltaproteobacteria bacterium includes these protein-coding regions:
- a CDS encoding methyl-accepting chemotaxis protein, which codes for MKVNGLTLGKKFILGCVVIVFLLGIAAYYTYNSIARLETMAEDQERLTLATDKSLALQLEVQGGVVSLQRYLQDNNPKWLEELTYHREQARYLTDQLKGLVKAPQVIQALNSFQSLLPQRNELMQKIIQTARSESSKELLNQTVTTRQRLDEEAGVYLKTIVDIERASLNFAIKESGVFREKVRKITGVFLAEAILVTIIIMLVLYRVTVPTLRNVGARLSTVVQQLHVSAEEQAGGAQVQSSSVAEVAATIQELAHAAQRIAEHAQAVSGATEQVVRGMQEIQNKVTHTTQRILSLGEKNQSIGNVIKIIEDLAEQTNLLALNAAIEAAHAGEAGKGFAVVASEVRKLSERSGESTDEIRSLINEIQTETNAAVMGVEESSKEVVKGLTLVYESVQRAKEITMATSQQQSAAEQVVLAIKNIDAVSKQFVASTQQLSSTSAELGKQAAILKKTIGEALV
- a CDS encoding purine-binding chemotaxis protein CheW, which encodes MGLPPAICYEDEIYGVHQEIETTVSLALFRLNQEWYGVDVHHVLEVITVLPITFLPKVPEHVLGIINVRGEIYPLIDIKRVLGLPATVNPEGNRIILLEAKGVAVGILVDEAATTLNLPLSKIEEPIFGLKSEWGDGLKGQVCWEEKLIGLLDVGKLIERTRL